The genomic interval CAACCTCGGAGCGGCCGCGCGCGACCTCGTCCGTCGACACCACGGAAGGTTGCCCCGGACCGTTCCCGAGCTCGAAGAGCTTCCCGGGGTCGGACCCTACATCGCCCGGGCCGTGGCCAGCCTCGCATTCGGCGCGCCGACCATCGCTCTGGAGGCGAACGGGAGGCGCGTCGCGGCCCGATGGTGGGTGGAGAGGGGAGACGTGCGGACCACGGCCGTCGCACGCGTGCTCGAGCACCGCCTCACGGAGCTTCTTCCCGAGGACTCTCCGGGCGAGTTCAATGAAGCTCTGATGGAGCTCGGAGAGACCGTCTGCCTCCCAATCTCACCGCAATGCGAGCGATGCCCCGTTTCGATGACCTGTCGGGCCTATGCGATGCTCGAAGCTCCGGGATCCATTCCGGTCCGGTCCCCTCGACGGCGGAAACCGCATTTGCGGGCCTCCGTCCTCGTCGTCCAGGCCGCCGACAGGTTCCTCATCCAGCGGAGGGGACCCGGTGGCCTGCTCGCGGGCCTCTACGAGTTCCCGGGAGGGAAGATCGAACGGGGAGAGTCCCCCGAAGCGGCGGCACGACGGGAGCTCGAGGAGGAGACGGGGCTTCGAGTGCCCGGTCGTATCGAGCCGATCGGGATCGTCCACCACAGTTACAGCCACTTCAGCGTCGATCTGCACGTCTACCGCGCCCGTCTACCTCGAATCCGCCGAGTGAGGGCCGATCACGATCGCCGGTGGGCTTCCCGAGCCCAGATCCAGCGACTCCCATTACCGAAGGCCACCGAGAAGATCCTGCACCTTCTTCGCAGAACCGGCGACGAGAGAGTGCGGAGACGATCGATGCCTCCGAACGCGCGAATTTGAACGCCTCGGGGTGCGCATTTCGCCCCGGGCTATATTGTCCGGCTCTTCGATTCCGGAACCAGATTCGCCCACGCGCTTAGGTGTGATTTTCCCTCCGGAAGAGGTCGAATTTCACCATCCAGCCCTCCTGGAAACTATATAGCTGGTTGAGCGGTTATGTACAATGGCCTCGGGCATCGGCGAACCGGCCCCCTGGTGGCACCGTCCAACAGGCCAGGGGGATGGGGCGCCGGTGCCTTCCCCGTTCCAACGAACACTTCGAGGGCGCACTCGCACGAGAAGGGGGTCCCTAGAACGGGACTTCGGCGCGGACACGTTGGGCGAACGAGCCATCGGCGATCCCCTGGGCGACCCGCTCGATGTCGGCGGCAGGACTTCGATCCTGAGACCAGGGCGCGACCTTCTCCCGGAGCACCCGCAGGGCCGCTTCGCTCCCCCGGCCTCCCGAGAGCGGGCGGCGGAGCTCGAGCGCTTGACCGGCAACGATCCACTCGATCCCGACCACACGTTGGGTGTTGGAAAGGATCCGGCGCAGTTTGGCACCGGCCCAGGGACCCATGCTGACGAAATCCTCCTGATCGGCCGAGGTGGAGATGCTGGTCGCGCTGGCCGGATCGACGAGGGTGGCGTTCTCGTTCACGAGCGCGGCCGCGAGGTACTGGGGGATCATCAGCCCGGAGGTCATTCCCGGCTCCGGGGCCAAGAAAGCCGGCAATCCCCGGTTCAGAGCGGGATGCAGTATGCGGGCGGTTCGACGCTCACTGAACGCGGCGATGTACTGGACGGGCAAGGCGAGCGTATCGAGCGCCAGCGCGAGCGGCTGGCCGTGGAAGTTCCCTCCGCTGATGAACTCGTCCCCCTCGAAGATGAGGGGGTTGTCGGTCACCGCGTTCAGCTCGCCGCGGGCGATCCCTTCCGCGAACTCGATCGCCAGCTCCACCGCGGCGAAGACCTGCGGGATGCAGCGCAGCGTGTAGGGATCCTGACCCTGCCAGGTGGCACGTGGGAGGGCAAGCTTGCTGTAGGCGAGCAGCGCGCGCATCGCGGTGGCCGCCCGCCGTTGGGCCGGGAGGTTCCGCGCCTCCCCCAATCGATCGTCCAACGACTCTGGGTTGCCCTCGAGGGCATCGAACGAGAGGGCCGCTGCGACCTTGGCCGCGTCGTATAACTCGCGCACGTCCGTGACCGCAAGTGCCAGGTAAGAGCCCATCAACGCGGTTCCGTTGATGAGGCCGACCCCCTCTTTCTCCACGAAAGATAGCGGTGCGATACCCTCGGTCTGGAGCACGGTCGGGGCGGCCACCCGACTGCCGGCTCGGTCGATGAACTCGCCTTCGCCCATCATCGCGAGACCGAGATGGGCGAGCGGTGCGAGATCGCCGGAGGCCCCGACCGATCCCTGCTCGGGTATGTACGGCACTAGGCCACGGTTCAGGAGCTCGACGAGGAGGTCGACGAGCTCGCCGCGGACGCCCGAGTGACCTCGCACGAGGGAGTTGAGTCGCAGGAGGATCAATCCTCGGACGATGTCCCGTGGCAAGGCGGGTCCCGCGCCACTCGCATGGCTCCGGATGAGGGAGGTTTGGAGCTCCCGGGCCCGGGCCGGAGGGACGGCGTGGTTCGACATCGCGCCGAAGCCCGTGGTCACCCCGTAGACGGGACGACCGGCGGCGACGGCCCGTTCGACGACCCGGCGGCTCTGGGCCACCGCCTGCCGGGCCTCCGGGGTCAGGGAGACCGCGCACCCGCCCCGGACGACCGCGAGGAACTGTTCGAGGGTGAGGGAGCGACCGTCTAGGGGCAGAGTCTCGGTCATCGGGTGCCGGCGATCGGACTCGTCCGGCGCTATTGAACGATGCGCCCTAGGGAGGCACCGGAACCACGAGCTCGCCGCCCGGCTTCTGGAGCGAAGGCTGGCGCTTGGAGGTCGCTCCCTTCGTCTTCCAGAAAATCTCCGCGAACTCCTGGACCTGCTTCAGCAGCTCCTGGGCGTCCGCGATGTTCGTTCCCTGGCGGGCTTTGGAGGCCTGCTTCAGGATCTTCCAGGTGAGGTCGTGGATCGCCGGGTGCTGCTTCGCGTGATCGGCGGTGAAGTAGTCGCCCCAGATGACCCGGATCTCCTGCTTCAGCCGTTCGGCGTGCTGCTCCTTGACGAGCTGGCAGCGCCCGAGCTTCGCAACGTAGGCGTCGACCTCCTCCGGCTTGCTCGTGGGGGTCGGCCGCGGGAGCTCGGCGATGAGCTGGTCCATGCGGATGATCGTCAAAGCCGCGATCTGGGCCTCGTGCGGGTCATAAATACCGCACGGAATGTCGCAATGGGCGTATACGGGTGCGGGGTCTCGGACAGTGTCTCGGACCGCGTCAATCCACGCACGGATTCTCGAGGGAGCGGACATGGCTCGATATACCGCCCGCGGAGGATAAGGTTGCCGGAACCGGTGCGCTCCGCGTTCGCTCGATTCCACCGGTGGTGGCGGAGCCGGCGCGTGGTGGTGCGAGATCGATCGATGGAGCCAACGCTACGGCCCGGAGATCGCCTGTACGTGGATCCGGCACCCGCCCGTGCGGGTCGACTCCTCCGCGGGGACGTGGTCGTGCTGCGCGACCCCGCTCGTTCGGTCGAGCGCTTGGTCAAGCGCATCACCGGGCTCCCCGGGGATGCGCGACCGCCGAACGAATCCCCGATCCCTCCCGCGCACCTCTACGTCGTGGGCGACGCGGGCGAAGGGAGCCGCGATAGCTCGGAGTTCGGATCGGTCGCCATGAGCGAGGTCGAAGGGGTAGTCTGGTTCCGCTACGCTCCCCCCGAGCGGCGCGGGCCGCTCGGCGACCCAACGCTTAAGTGATGTTGGCATTTCCAACATCGATGCGTCCGGTCGCGCGAAATCTCGCGGTTGTGGGGATGGCCGTCATCGCGATCGGGGCGGGGTTCGTCGGAGGATGGTACGCCCATCCCTCGGGATCGACCTCCGCCGGAGGTACCACCTCCACGCTCGCCGTCCTTGCCGCGGGAACGCTGGGAACGAACCTGCCCTCGTTCGCCTCGAGCTTCGCGAACGAGACCCCCGGAGTGCAGGCTCCGCTCTCGGCGCAGCTCTACGAGGGGAGTCTCGCCGCCGCGACGACCCTGACCGTGCTGGGGCAGCCGTACGATGCGTTCGTCTCGGCGGACTATCGGATCATCCCCCAGCACGTCGAACCGACCGCGGCGAGCTGGGAGGTCGTCTTCGCGGCCGACCCCCTGGTGCTCGCCTACGATCCGAGCGTCCCGGGCCTATCGAGCATCACCACCTCCAACTGGGCGAGCGACATCGTCCAGCCTGGGATCACGCTCGGAACTCCGAACGCGAGCGCGGACCCTCTCGGGTACAACGCGATCTTCACCATCGAGCTCCAGGATTCGCTCGACGGCGCGCGAGGGGCGTTCTACTCCCACTTCTACACGGGAAGCATCGGCGGCTTTGCGGGCCCGGTGACCACGGTGACGAAGATCGTCCCTGAGACGCAGGCGGCCGCCGTCCTCTCCACCGGTACGGTGGACACCTACCTCATCTATCGCTCCTACGCGATCGCGAATCACCTCGCCTACGTCGAACTGTCGCCCCACGTGAATCTCGCTGCGTACGACCCGGCGTCCGTCGCCAACGATACCGCGGCATCGACCACGATCGTCTCGGGAACCTCGACCCGGGTCGTCTCGGGCGCACCCGTGCTCTTCGCCGCCACGGTGCCGAACACGGCCCCGAACGTCCCCCTCGGCATCGCATTCATCGCCTACCTACTGTCGAACCAGACGTCGGCGGCCTGGACCGCCGACGGCTACTCCGTGATCGCGCCGGCATGGACCGACCATCCGAGCGCGATCCCCGCGGCACTCGCCGGCTTCGCACCGGATTCCTTGCCGGTGGTGCCGGCCTACCTCGCCGAGCTCTACTAGCGACCCAGATTCATCCCATGACGAATGACACGGTAGGGGATCGGGGCGCTCCGGCGCGACGCGCGTTGGGCGCCGTCCTGGCCGCGTCCCTGATCGGCCTGTTCATCCTTCCGATCATCGCGCTGTTCCTTTACGCAGGCTACGGCAACATCGCTAGTGCCGCCGGGAGCGTGGAGTTCCGGACGGCCTTGTACTTCACGCTGCTCGCCTCTGGGATCGCGGTGTGCTTCGGGATCCTCCTTGGAGTGCCCCTCGGATACATCCTCGCACGCTACCGCTTTCCCGGCCGATCCATCGTCGAGTCGATCGTGCTGGTTCCCGTGATGATCCCCCATCTCATCGTCGGAATCGCGCTGCTCGTCCTCTTCGCGCCGACCAACCCGTTCGGGGCCTGGGTCGCTGGGCTCGGGATCCCGATCTTCGATGCGATCTGGGGCGTCGTGCTGGTGATGGTCTACGTCGGGGCCTCGTACGTGGTGCTCACGAGCGAGCTCGCCTTCCGCTCGGTCGATGGAGAGGCGATCGAGGCCGCGCGATCGCTCGGGGCGTCGCCGACCGAGGCGTTCGCGACCGTAACGCTGCCCCAGGCGTTCCGCGGCATCGTGACGGGAAGCCTCCTGATGTGGGCCCGCGGGGTCAGCGAGATTGGTGGGTTCCTCATCCTCGCCTACGCGATCTATCCGAGCTTCCCGTATGGGGGCCCCGTGACGAACACGGCCTCCGTCTACATCTACAACCTGTATTCCACGACCGGCGTGCAGGCCGCCGCCGGCGCGTCCGCGCTCCTCGTGCTGGTCGCCCTCGCGGTCTTCGTGGTCGTTCGCCTCTTCGACCGCACGGGCATGGCCTGGACGAAGGTCGGCTGGTTCGCATGACCGACATCCGGCTCTCGGAGGTCGTGGTCGACCGGGATCGCTTCCGCGTCGGCCCGATCGACCTCGAGATCCGCTCCGGCTCCGCGACCGTCCTGCTCGGCCCGTCCGGAGCGGGCAAGACCAGCCTGTTGCGAGGGATCGCCGGATTCCTGCCGCTCCGGCAGGGAGCTGTGCGTGTGGACGGGGTCGCCGTCGAGCGATCGCCTCCGGAGCGCCGGGGATTCGGGTTCGTCCCTCCGGGCCTCGGGCTCTTCCCCCACCGGCGGGTGCGGCAGAACGTGAGCTATCCCCTCGACCTGCGGGGGACGCCGGACGCGCGTGCGCGGGTCCAGAGGTGGATCGATCACTTCGAGCTCTCGGAACTCGCCGAGCGATATCCCGCTCAGTTGAGCTCGGGCCAGCGCCAGCGCGTGGCGATGGCCC from Thermoplasmata archaeon carries:
- a CDS encoding A/G-specific adenine glycosylase, with translation MSGRRRAAKAPDATTARALLAWFRSTRRELPWRRRRDPYRVWVAEVLLQQTRVDQAVPYFERFVARFPTVRSLARAREAQILKVWEGAGYYARARNLGAAARDLVRRHHGRLPRTVPELEELPGVGPYIARAVASLAFGAPTIALEANGRRVAARWWVERGDVRTTAVARVLEHRLTELLPEDSPGEFNEALMELGETVCLPISPQCERCPVSMTCRAYAMLEAPGSIPVRSPRRRKPHLRASVLVVQAADRFLIQRRGPGGLLAGLYEFPGGKIERGESPEAAARRELEEETGLRVPGRIEPIGIVHHSYSHFSVDLHVYRARLPRIRRVRADHDRRWASRAQIQRLPLPKATEKILHLLRRTGDERVRRRSMPPNARI
- the hutH gene encoding histidine ammonia-lyase: MTETLPLDGRSLTLEQFLAVVRGGCAVSLTPEARQAVAQSRRVVERAVAAGRPVYGVTTGFGAMSNHAVPPARARELQTSLIRSHASGAGPALPRDIVRGLILLRLNSLVRGHSGVRGELVDLLVELLNRGLVPYIPEQGSVGASGDLAPLAHLGLAMMGEGEFIDRAGSRVAAPTVLQTEGIAPLSFVEKEGVGLINGTALMGSYLALAVTDVRELYDAAKVAAALSFDALEGNPESLDDRLGEARNLPAQRRAATAMRALLAYSKLALPRATWQGQDPYTLRCIPQVFAAVELAIEFAEGIARGELNAVTDNPLIFEGDEFISGGNFHGQPLALALDTLALPVQYIAAFSERRTARILHPALNRGLPAFLAPEPGMTSGLMIPQYLAAALVNENATLVDPASATSISTSADQEDFVSMGPWAGAKLRRILSNTQRVVGIEWIVAGQALELRRPLSGGRGSEAALRVLREKVAPWSQDRSPAADIERVAQGIADGSFAQRVRAEVPF
- the sodN gene encoding superoxide dismutase, Ni — translated: MRAWIDAVRDTVRDPAPVYAHCDIPCGIYDPHEAQIAALTIIRMDQLIAELPRPTPTSKPEEVDAYVAKLGRCQLVKEQHAERLKQEIRVIWGDYFTADHAKQHPAIHDLTWKILKQASKARQGTNIADAQELLKQVQEFAEIFWKTKGATSKRQPSLQKPGGELVVPVPP
- a CDS encoding S26 family signal peptidase, producing the protein MPEPVRSAFARFHRWWRSRRVVVRDRSMEPTLRPGDRLYVDPAPARAGRLLRGDVVVLRDPARSVERLVKRITGLPGDARPPNESPIPPAHLYVVGDAGEGSRDSSEFGSVAMSEVEGVVWFRYAPPERRGPLGDPTLK
- a CDS encoding substrate-binding domain-containing protein, with the protein product MRPVARNLAVVGMAVIAIGAGFVGGWYAHPSGSTSAGGTTSTLAVLAAGTLGTNLPSFASSFANETPGVQAPLSAQLYEGSLAAATTLTVLGQPYDAFVSADYRIIPQHVEPTAASWEVVFAADPLVLAYDPSVPGLSSITTSNWASDIVQPGITLGTPNASADPLGYNAIFTIELQDSLDGARGAFYSHFYTGSIGGFAGPVTTVTKIVPETQAAAVLSTGTVDTYLIYRSYAIANHLAYVELSPHVNLAAYDPASVANDTAASTTIVSGTSTRVVSGAPVLFAATVPNTAPNVPLGIAFIAYLLSNQTSAAWTADGYSVIAPAWTDHPSAIPAALAGFAPDSLPVVPAYLAELY
- a CDS encoding ABC transporter permease; this translates as MTNDTVGDRGAPARRALGAVLAASLIGLFILPIIALFLYAGYGNIASAAGSVEFRTALYFTLLASGIAVCFGILLGVPLGYILARYRFPGRSIVESIVLVPVMIPHLIVGIALLVLFAPTNPFGAWVAGLGIPIFDAIWGVVLVMVYVGASYVVLTSELAFRSVDGEAIEAARSLGASPTEAFATVTLPQAFRGIVTGSLLMWARGVSEIGGFLILAYAIYPSFPYGGPVTNTASVYIYNLYSTTGVQAAAGASALLVLVALAVFVVVRLFDRTGMAWTKVGWFA